A window of Candidatus Xiphinematobacter sp. Idaho Grape contains these coding sequences:
- a CDS encoding secretin N-terminal domain-containing protein gives MGLGPKQFLQQICRAYGLDWLYYNKQIYFYSNTESKTAVCTLRYLPVVHAIRTVEQIEMLSLGASIHPIPNTPMVVLNGPPKYIEIAQAVLRTLEAQNAHRQTNELVIQVFPLNYAWAYDVELSNGVRVEGVATTLSKLILGGSHYGHTTTGEKFPVSLGTLGHVANPVLGVNDEWPRQRRVAAPRALFSLGGGQEGAKNAPIIPSAKSPAPNDVYNPASSPDSSPSIAASVRANAIVIRDVRENMPFYKAAIAKLDVPIRVIEISAAIVDVDIHASRALGLSGINASIGGVTGAASSTTGEPIRHSGNLNIKGVFGTSVVTAALNFLERNKKAKILSRPTIVTLDNFGASIGSADTFYQSVQGNYVSNMFNVSADLRLEVVPHIMMHKKQPQIYMQVKVEDGSFDSKQKAASLPMVHRSQLVTQSIVRKDQSLLIGGLYRKVDVRERSGYPWLNQVPILSFFFSSNTRRNLVVERLFLITPRIVDINSRSLRDYSQYFHPHPATESTRRLSTRAPRKCNTVYVR, from the coding sequence ATGGGCTTAGGACCGAAACAATTCCTGCAGCAAATCTGCCGTGCATACGGATTAGATTGGCTCTACTATAACAAGCAGATCTACTTCTATTCCAACACGGAGAGCAAAACAGCAGTATGCACTCTAAGATATTTGCCCGTTGTACATGCAATAAGGACAGTAGAACAGATCGAGATGCTCTCCTTGGGAGCCTCTATCCACCCTATCCCTAACACTCCTATGGTAGTTCTAAATGGCCCTCCAAAATATATAGAAATTGCCCAAGCGGTACTCCGCACGTTGGAGGCGCAGAACGCTCATAGACAGACAAATGAATTGGTGATCCAAGTATTCCCTCTTAACTATGCCTGGGCTTATGATGTAGAGCTTTCTAACGGTGTACGTGTTGAAGGAGTCGCTACTACTCTCTCCAAACTTATCTTAGGAGGTTCGCACTATGGGCATACAACGACAGGAGAAAAATTTCCAGTTTCTTTAGGAACTCTTGGGCATGTTGCCAATCCAGTCCTTGGTGTTAACGATGAATGGCCAAGACAACGGCGGGTGGCAGCCCCCCGTGCCCTCTTCTCTCTTGGAGGAGGGCAGGAGGGCGCCAAAAATGCTCCTATTATCCCTTCAGCTAAAAGCCCAGCACCAAATGATGTCTACAATCCAGCCTCTTCCCCCGACAGTAGCCCTTCCATTGCGGCAAGTGTACGTGCCAATGCTATTGTCATTCGAGATGTTCGGGAGAACATGCCGTTTTATAAAGCAGCCATTGCCAAATTGGATGTTCCTATACGGGTAATTGAAATTTCAGCTGCTATTGTAGACGTGGACATCCATGCCTCTCGGGCCTTAGGGTTAAGTGGTATTAACGCAAGCATAGGGGGAGTCACTGGGGCAGCAAGTAGCACAACAGGAGAGCCTATTAGACATAGCGGTAATTTGAATATAAAAGGCGTCTTCGGCACTAGCGTTGTTACTGCGGCGCTGAACTTTCTAGAAAGAAACAAGAAGGCAAAAATTTTGTCGCGCCCTACTATAGTTACGCTGGATAACTTTGGCGCCTCCATCGGAAGTGCGGACACATTTTACCAATCCGTACAGGGCAACTACGTTAGTAACATGTTTAATGTGAGTGCCGACCTAAGGCTAGAAGTGGTTCCACACATAATGATGCACAAAAAACAGCCGCAAATTTATATGCAAGTCAAAGTAGAAGATGGCTCCTTCGACTCAAAACAAAAGGCAGCCTCCTTGCCCATGGTGCACCGCTCCCAGCTTGTTACGCAGTCTATCGTCCGCAAGGATCAAAGCCTTCTCATCGGAGGGTTGTACCGCAAGGTAGATGTACGGGAGCGCAGCGGATATCCTTGGCTGAATCAAGTTCCCATTCTAAGCTTTTTCTTCTCCTCAAATACTCGTAGAAACCTGGTAGTAGAGCGATTGTTTCTTATTACACCGAGGATCGTCGATATTAACTCCAGGAGTTTGAGAGATTACAGCCAATACTTTCATCCTCATCCCGCCACGGAGAGTACGCGGAGGCTCTCTACAAGAGCCCCTCGAAAATGCAACACCGTCTACGTACGCTAG
- a CDS encoding AAA family ATPase produces MDMFSELDEQVQEARHWIQPLLDEVSKVIIGQRVLLQRLLIGILTNGHILLEGVPGLAKTLVVRTLASAVQTGFQRVQFTPDLLPADLLGTPIYNPRTGEFATKLGPIFSNLILADEINRAPAKVQSALLEAMQERQVTLGGQTYPLPDPFLVLATQNPIEQEGTYPLPEAQLDRFMLKIRISYPNREEELAILDTMATSAPRLSVLNTVSMSEIVRARSVVNGIYVDERVRDYIVDIVRATRAPEAFKLKLDNLIRYGASPRATIFLTLASKANAFMTGRAYVTPQDVKSVGLDVLRHRIGITYEAEAELVTSEDIVKKIFAGLPVP; encoded by the coding sequence ATGGATATGTTCTCGGAGTTAGACGAGCAAGTTCAGGAGGCTAGGCACTGGATACAGCCCTTACTTGATGAAGTTAGCAAGGTGATTATTGGTCAGCGTGTGCTACTTCAACGCTTGTTGATAGGTATTCTAACTAACGGGCACATTTTGTTAGAGGGTGTGCCTGGTTTGGCTAAAACATTGGTGGTACGTACTCTAGCCTCGGCAGTTCAGACGGGCTTTCAAAGGGTACAATTTACTCCTGATCTCTTGCCTGCTGATCTGCTAGGAACGCCCATTTACAACCCACGTACCGGTGAATTTGCTACAAAGCTAGGCCCTATATTCTCCAACCTGATCCTTGCGGATGAGATTAATCGAGCTCCAGCTAAAGTGCAAAGTGCCTTGCTAGAGGCTATGCAGGAGCGGCAAGTGACCCTAGGTGGACAGACTTACCCCCTTCCAGACCCATTTCTGGTTTTAGCAACACAAAACCCTATTGAGCAGGAGGGTACTTATCCGCTACCTGAAGCTCAGTTAGACCGCTTCATGCTTAAAATTAGAATAAGCTATCCGAACCGAGAAGAAGAGCTTGCTATTCTAGATACGATGGCCACTTCTGCACCACGGCTCTCTGTGTTGAATACAGTGAGTATGTCGGAGATTGTTCGTGCCCGCAGTGTGGTAAACGGGATTTATGTGGATGAGCGTGTAAGAGATTACATCGTAGATATTGTTAGAGCTACTCGTGCTCCAGAAGCCTTTAAGCTTAAATTGGATAATCTAATCCGCTATGGTGCATCTCCGCGTGCCACTATTTTCCTTACACTGGCTAGTAAGGCAAATGCGTTTATGACCGGCAGAGCGTATGTGACTCCACAGGATGTCAAATCTGTCGGATTGGACGTGCTGCGCCATCGGATTGGGATAACCTACGAGGCAGAGGCAGAGCTAGTAACTAGCGAGGATATTGTAAAAAAAATTTTTGCCGGCCTTCCAGTACCCTGA
- a CDS encoding BatD family protein translates to MVGSVIYCWWLWCIFFPCAQAADIQASARISDGETQVGQSVRLDIIVQGARNAEVPNDIKIKGLRLSYIGRSMQVQMLNTQVTSSATYTFSVYPLQAGNFIIPSLQIRADGEIFQTQSFSLKVVDAPSRKGISREKTPRRFRSSHSAGTKLTFGILSLPGREAYVGEKIPIKIQYYLHPYFSVRSISSTPSLLGEGFMVQKMEEPKQGYQETNGVRYTVLTFHSSVFPLRAGTLQIPSASLVCQVLTQPLPDISQQWNVTDTFFQRFFGTISAASAMQKIEVKSDSATIQVLPLPDKKQPVSFHGAVGNFTLRAEVSTKDPFPGDPITLRAIISGKGNFEQIRELDLDAKRGWRSYPTLTEFKRLGEYGEKVFEWMLVPNVEKNSTPEVVFSYFDPTLAKYITLRTTPQVVKANPAPHSIPVPTMASSPSLTEKEKWRVVRKFVAESYQPITRRPEFAVANGIAILALLAFVGVQSTRNFKKAGVGKVGLHRALKASLDKASDPYTSPEELYSSAAEFLRLWAQLASGKDMRGESAQEIVRAIGLIGKESELALEIFALYEELSYGFRRVGNPSTATRASILELLRRRR, encoded by the coding sequence ATGGTGGGTTCAGTAATCTACTGTTGGTGGTTATGGTGTATCTTTTTCCCTTGTGCCCAGGCAGCAGATATTCAGGCAAGTGCTCGAATTTCCGATGGGGAGACGCAAGTGGGACAGTCTGTCCGTCTAGACATTATTGTCCAGGGAGCAAGAAATGCAGAAGTGCCCAATGATATAAAAATAAAGGGCTTACGACTGAGTTATATTGGGCGGTCGATGCAGGTTCAAATGCTTAATACGCAGGTAACTTCAAGCGCCACTTACACCTTTTCCGTGTATCCGTTGCAGGCTGGGAATTTCATTATTCCCTCTTTGCAAATCAGGGCGGATGGTGAAATCTTTCAGACTCAGTCATTTTCTCTGAAAGTAGTAGATGCTCCTTCACGGAAGGGAATAAGTAGAGAAAAGACACCTCGGCGATTCCGATCGTCGCATTCTGCCGGTACAAAGCTTACATTTGGAATACTTTCCCTCCCTGGGAGGGAAGCCTACGTAGGGGAAAAAATCCCCATCAAAATCCAATATTATTTGCACCCTTATTTTTCCGTACGATCTATTAGTTCTACACCATCTCTCCTCGGAGAGGGATTTATGGTTCAGAAAATGGAAGAGCCTAAGCAGGGCTATCAAGAAACCAATGGAGTTAGGTATACAGTTCTCACTTTCCATAGTTCTGTTTTCCCGCTAAGAGCAGGGACTCTGCAAATTCCCTCCGCATCCCTTGTCTGTCAGGTACTGACTCAGCCACTTCCTGATATCTCCCAACAGTGGAACGTGACGGATACTTTTTTTCAGCGCTTTTTTGGCACGATATCAGCTGCTTCAGCCATGCAGAAAATAGAGGTGAAGTCAGATTCTGCCACCATACAAGTGCTACCCTTGCCGGATAAGAAACAGCCAGTTTCTTTTCATGGTGCTGTCGGAAACTTTACTCTACGTGCAGAAGTCTCCACAAAGGATCCCTTTCCGGGAGACCCAATTACCTTGCGGGCGATCATTTCTGGGAAGGGGAATTTTGAGCAGATTAGAGAGTTAGACTTGGATGCTAAACGGGGGTGGAGGTCCTATCCCACTCTAACGGAGTTTAAAAGATTGGGGGAATATGGTGAGAAAGTGTTTGAATGGATGCTGGTCCCCAATGTGGAGAAAAATTCCACACCAGAAGTTGTTTTTTCTTATTTTGACCCTACCCTTGCAAAGTACATAACGCTGCGTACTACCCCACAGGTAGTAAAAGCAAATCCAGCGCCTCACTCAATCCCTGTGCCGACAATGGCATCCTCCCCCTCCCTCACTGAGAAAGAAAAATGGAGGGTCGTGAGAAAATTCGTCGCTGAATCTTATCAACCAATCACTAGACGTCCTGAGTTTGCGGTCGCTAACGGAATAGCCATCCTAGCATTGTTGGCTTTTGTTGGAGTTCAATCCACACGGAATTTTAAAAAAGCTGGTGTTGGGAAAGTGGGATTACATCGCGCTTTAAAAGCGTCCTTAGATAAGGCCTCTGATCCTTACACTTCTCCAGAAGAGCTCTATTCCTCCGCTGCAGAGTTTCTTCGCTTATGGGCACAATTAGCCTCCGGGAAAGATATGAGGGGGGAATCAGCACAAGAGATTGTGCGTGCCATTGGTCTGATAGGTAAGGAATCTGAGTTGGCGTTGGAAATTTTTGCCCTTTATGAGGAATTGTCCTATGGATTCCGTCGGGTAGGAAATCCTTCTACTGCAACTCGCGCCTCTATCCTGGAGCTCTTGAGGCGTCGGAGATAA
- a CDS encoding vWA domain-containing protein, whose amino-acid sequence MIHPLRFGNFTILYPWVLLFLLAVPVLFLLGRKVRSAAQAVQFPSTEIMLALSRGGKSRARGFLDAITFLAVALLLLAASRPQLERSNIHIQASGVDIMLAFDVSSSMAAEDMTIANKRVSRIEAVKRIAQQFIAERLSDRIGIMAFAGHPFLVSPPTLDHGWLLTNIDRMQAGMMEEDSTAIGSAIAAAARRLRGHFAKSKVLILLTDGANNAGCISPLTAAEAARVLGIKIYTIGAGSSGPVPYPVLDIFGGTRYRMVKFDSDLDTLKRIAEMTGGQFFRASDSQSLTRIFQKVNRMEKSRAVMTKISSYWDLFPWPVSVALGLLLAEILLSQTVWKRLP is encoded by the coding sequence ATGATACATCCGCTTCGCTTTGGCAACTTCACAATTCTATATCCCTGGGTCCTCCTTTTTTTGTTGGCCGTTCCAGTACTGTTCCTCCTAGGCAGGAAAGTGAGGAGTGCTGCTCAGGCAGTACAGTTTCCTTCCACAGAGATAATGTTGGCTTTGAGCCGAGGTGGGAAATCGCGAGCCAGAGGTTTCCTTGATGCAATTACCTTCTTAGCAGTGGCCCTTTTACTGCTAGCGGCATCTCGTCCACAACTGGAGAGGAGTAACATTCATATTCAGGCAAGCGGTGTAGATATCATGTTGGCTTTCGATGTTTCTAGCTCTATGGCGGCGGAAGATATGACCATCGCTAACAAACGAGTAAGTCGAATAGAGGCCGTCAAGAGGATTGCGCAGCAATTTATTGCTGAACGCCTGAGTGATCGCATTGGTATTATGGCGTTTGCCGGACACCCTTTTTTAGTTAGCCCACCTACACTAGATCATGGCTGGTTGCTAACAAACATAGACCGCATGCAGGCAGGCATGATGGAAGAGGACAGCACCGCTATTGGTTCAGCAATTGCTGCTGCTGCGCGGCGCCTTAGGGGCCATTTTGCTAAATCAAAGGTTCTGATACTACTTACGGATGGTGCAAACAACGCTGGCTGCATCTCTCCACTAACTGCTGCAGAGGCAGCTAGGGTACTTGGGATAAAAATTTATACTATCGGTGCAGGTTCCAGCGGTCCCGTACCTTACCCAGTGTTAGATATATTTGGCGGAACTAGATATCGAATGGTTAAGTTTGATAGTGATTTAGATACCCTAAAGAGAATTGCGGAGATGACGGGTGGGCAATTCTTCCGCGCGTCAGATAGTCAGTCTCTGACGAGAATTTTTCAAAAGGTTAACCGAATGGAAAAGTCAAGAGCAGTGATGACCAAAATATCGTCTTATTGGGACTTATTTCCATGGCCTGTAAGTGTAGCACTCGGGCTGCTCCTAGCAGAAATTCTTCTTTCTCAAACGGTGTGGAAACGGCTTCCCTAA
- a CDS encoding vWA domain-containing protein — METASLSFGEPSWFAALAILPVITLLLWWANRRNKLLLQQVVALRLFDQLVGSISRRQQSIRTALLLGSLALLIITLARPRLGASPIKTLQEGRDIIVAVDISRSMLAVDSAPNRLTHAKFFVQDFADFLQGDRLGLITFSGIAFLQIPLTTDYAAVANGVKELDTNFIPRGGTNIASAIRVARKTFGHFSGVVRALILVSDGEELEGRAVIEAKRAASQGIRIYTVGIGTTGGSLLPIAAARAGEQDLVRSTDGKPVTSYLDAAHLKEIAETTGGFYCPFKPFSSAQRIFHKGILPSLVAREGQASISSRPVERFEWTLIPAILLLSTWWLTGNRKGNVFQGRPTILFLDLVLLAVLSTVTSINAAQNGLESYRRGDYQKALKDFESYLQKRPNLAEASFDAGTAAYKLGDYDKALNFFGKAILGKSVQLRVSAQYNMGNSLVRKGEASPSDDQKRAQWKAAIQQYDQVLRQKPKNRAAADNRQLVQKMLKEQEQKETRQEQKETRQEQNLHSGVSPALFSIASKSDRNEKAGGREKSFSHRKTVPSVSLTKEQANVLIDSMKEDEQHFEVHGQDFSQDIYRNW, encoded by the coding sequence GTGGAAACGGCTTCCCTAAGCTTTGGTGAGCCATCCTGGTTTGCCGCTCTGGCCATCCTACCAGTAATTACCTTGCTTCTGTGGTGGGCAAATCGACGGAACAAACTGCTTCTACAGCAAGTGGTAGCTCTGCGTCTATTTGATCAACTTGTAGGTTCCATAAGTAGAAGGCAGCAATCTATTCGAACAGCCCTCTTACTAGGCAGTCTTGCTCTACTAATTATAACCCTTGCTAGGCCCCGGCTTGGGGCCTCTCCTATAAAGACCCTTCAAGAAGGGAGGGACATTATCGTTGCAGTAGACATCTCTAGAAGTATGCTGGCGGTTGATTCTGCGCCCAACCGGCTGACACACGCAAAGTTTTTCGTACAAGACTTCGCTGATTTCCTTCAAGGAGACCGTTTGGGGTTAATCACTTTTTCCGGAATAGCTTTCCTACAAATCCCGCTGACAACTGACTATGCTGCTGTAGCCAACGGAGTTAAAGAATTGGACACCAACTTTATTCCCAGAGGTGGAACTAACATTGCTTCCGCTATTCGAGTAGCTAGAAAGACGTTTGGTCACTTTAGTGGAGTAGTCCGTGCGTTGATCCTTGTATCTGATGGTGAGGAATTGGAAGGGAGGGCTGTCATCGAAGCAAAAAGGGCAGCCTCTCAAGGAATCCGCATCTACACTGTCGGTATCGGCACTACGGGTGGATCCTTACTCCCCATTGCTGCTGCACGAGCTGGAGAGCAGGATCTCGTGCGGAGTACTGATGGGAAGCCAGTAACCAGTTATTTAGATGCGGCGCACCTCAAAGAAATTGCAGAAACCACTGGCGGCTTTTACTGCCCCTTTAAGCCATTCTCATCTGCTCAACGGATCTTTCACAAGGGCATACTTCCTTCACTTGTCGCAAGGGAGGGTCAAGCTTCAATTTCAAGCCGCCCCGTTGAGAGGTTTGAGTGGACCCTAATTCCGGCGATTCTGCTGTTATCAACTTGGTGGCTAACAGGTAACCGAAAAGGGAATGTTTTCCAGGGTAGGCCCACTATTCTCTTTTTAGATCTAGTTTTATTAGCTGTCTTATCAACAGTAACGTCGATAAATGCTGCACAAAATGGTCTGGAAAGTTATCGGAGGGGAGACTATCAAAAAGCTCTCAAGGATTTCGAAAGTTACCTACAGAAAAGGCCAAATCTTGCGGAAGCCTCCTTTGATGCAGGTACAGCAGCTTATAAGCTTGGGGATTATGATAAGGCCCTTAACTTCTTTGGGAAGGCTATCCTGGGAAAATCTGTACAGCTTCGTGTCAGTGCCCAATACAACATGGGTAACAGCCTAGTACGAAAGGGTGAAGCAAGTCCTTCGGATGACCAGAAACGAGCACAGTGGAAGGCTGCCATCCAGCAATATGATCAAGTGCTTAGACAGAAGCCTAAAAACAGGGCCGCTGCAGATAACAGGCAACTGGTACAGAAGATGTTAAAAGAACAGGAGCAAAAGGAAACCCGACAGGAGCAAAAGGAAACCCGACAGGAGCAGAATTTACATTCTGGCGTTTCTCCTGCTCTTTTCTCTATTGCTTCAAAGTCAGACAGAAATGAGAAAGCTGGTGGAAGAGAAAAGTCCTTTTCCCACAGGAAGACAGTCCCTTCTGTATCACTGACAAAGGAGCAGGCAAACGTGCTGATAGACTCCATGAAGGAGGATGAGCAACACTTTGAGGTCCACGGACAGGACTTCTCTCAAGACATCTATAGAAATTGGTGA
- a CDS encoding DUF58 domain-containing protein, with product MHKPDEIFRAVRQLELHTRHLVRSSFSGYYRSAFKGSGMHFDEVREYAPGDEIRTIDWNVTARMDMPYVKKFVEERELTVMLVVDVSASGTFGSACLSKREFATEIASILAFSASQNNDRVGLVLFSDRMELFIPPKKGRLHVLRLIREMLLFEPKGRCTDFSAAFKTLNHVIHRQAVVFVLSDFLISDLSKQFITASYRHDIIALFIVDPGEILLPNVGIITFEDAESGCQVEFNTSKKRAVEEFVRLESRRRSAQRKMLQNLGIDVVLFRSNEGVVPPLRTFFKQRKRKLL from the coding sequence ATGCATAAGCCAGATGAGATCTTTCGAGCGGTTCGGCAGCTCGAGCTGCACACACGGCATCTCGTGAGGTCTTCTTTTTCTGGCTACTATCGTAGCGCTTTCAAGGGAAGTGGAATGCATTTTGATGAAGTGCGTGAGTATGCACCTGGCGATGAAATTCGTACCATCGACTGGAATGTGACTGCACGTATGGATATGCCTTATGTGAAAAAATTTGTGGAAGAGCGAGAGCTGACGGTTATGTTAGTGGTGGATGTTAGTGCCTCTGGAACTTTTGGAAGTGCATGCCTAAGTAAGCGAGAATTTGCTACGGAGATAGCATCTATCTTAGCCTTTAGCGCTTCCCAGAATAACGATAGAGTGGGTCTTGTCTTGTTTAGTGATCGCATGGAGCTTTTTATCCCTCCAAAGAAGGGACGTCTTCATGTATTGAGACTTATTCGAGAAATGCTTCTTTTTGAGCCTAAGGGCAGATGCACAGACTTTTCTGCAGCATTTAAGACACTCAATCACGTGATTCATCGACAGGCTGTAGTATTTGTTCTTTCCGATTTTCTCATCTCAGATCTTTCAAAGCAGTTCATTACAGCAAGCTATAGGCATGATATTATCGCTCTATTCATCGTAGATCCTGGTGAAATCCTCCTACCAAATGTAGGTATTATCACTTTTGAAGATGCTGAAAGTGGTTGCCAAGTAGAGTTTAATACTTCCAAGAAGAGGGCGGTGGAGGAATTTGTAAGGCTTGAGTCTAGGCGCCGCAGTGCCCAGAGAAAAATGCTGCAGAATCTTGGGATTGATGTTGTACTCTTCCGAAGCAACGAAGGCGTCGTTCCGCCGCTGCGTACTTTTTTTAAGCAAAGAAAAAGGAAATTGTTATGA
- the waaF gene encoding lipopolysaccharide heptosyltransferase II — protein MHHDDAFSWIGYRVVSILRLFPLSVCFFIGQVLGLIVWMALPKYRRLARKNIAYAFLDKHSDFQVSLLVLQHFITAGANFLSALKIPALSEVQIRACSSMENEELIQSCTETGRGIVVAISHIGNWELFAQLSFFLPDVPTGAVYQPLRNRWIENLVNRDRCRRGLVLFNRKKGFAAPAAMLRQGGVVGVLVDQHAGDGGIWTPFFRRLASTSPLAATLACRTGAIVLPMAIFTDGFAHWRISVRHPISYQPDNSNQLTADINRVLESQIQESPKDWFWVHDRWKVPNPDFLLFQKKRGTYLPKGTKEHLHPFRILVRSSNWLGDATMSIPAVQAIKQGRVDARISVLVSEKLAALWYTVDEVDEVVLISKEESLWSIADKLRGCFEVAILFPNSCRCALEVFLAGIPRRVGYQGHYRSWLLNQIIETPKQRVGAIPKHHSEHYLHIAKVLGAPPHQPSTLSLPFPLSRLIAPTLGLCPGAAYGAAKCWPTDRFREVIKEVFEKTGYRWKVLGTAKDVSIVQEIVAGLPKGVVLNYVGKTDLAMLISELLSIRLLLTNDTGTMHLAALLGIPVVAIFGSTEPLLTSPLGSKHCVLRQHVECSPCFLQSCPTDFRCMKAISTRQVKEAVLKILKHPTGGKAPCTNKPLSH, from the coding sequence ATGCACCATGATGATGCCTTTTCCTGGATAGGCTATAGAGTAGTAAGTATTCTCCGCTTGTTTCCTCTCTCTGTCTGCTTTTTTATTGGGCAAGTGCTAGGATTAATCGTTTGGATGGCGCTACCAAAGTACCGCAGACTAGCCAGGAAAAATATAGCCTATGCTTTTCTAGATAAGCACTCTGACTTTCAGGTCAGTCTACTGGTTCTGCAACACTTTATAACGGCTGGCGCAAACTTCCTCAGCGCCTTAAAGATCCCTGCTCTCAGCGAGGTACAAATCCGTGCCTGTTCTTCTATGGAAAACGAGGAGCTAATCCAGTCTTGCACGGAAACAGGTAGAGGAATAGTGGTGGCTATTAGCCACATAGGAAACTGGGAACTCTTTGCCCAGTTGAGTTTTTTCCTCCCAGATGTACCTACTGGTGCCGTTTACCAGCCTCTGCGGAACAGGTGGATTGAAAATTTGGTCAACAGAGACCGCTGTAGACGCGGTTTGGTTCTGTTTAACCGAAAAAAGGGATTTGCTGCTCCTGCTGCTATGCTGCGCCAGGGAGGAGTCGTAGGAGTACTTGTGGACCAGCATGCTGGCGATGGGGGAATTTGGACCCCATTTTTTCGCAGATTAGCCTCAACATCTCCCCTCGCTGCTACGCTTGCATGTAGAACTGGAGCAATAGTACTTCCCATGGCCATCTTCACAGATGGGTTTGCTCATTGGAGAATTTCAGTCCGACACCCCATTTCGTACCAGCCAGACAATTCTAACCAGTTGACTGCGGATATTAACCGCGTTCTCGAATCGCAAATCCAGGAATCGCCAAAAGATTGGTTCTGGGTTCATGATCGTTGGAAAGTACCCAATCCAGACTTCTTGCTCTTCCAGAAAAAGCGGGGGACCTATCTGCCTAAAGGAACTAAAGAGCACCTACATCCCTTTCGCATACTTGTCCGCTCCAGCAACTGGCTTGGAGATGCTACTATGAGCATTCCAGCGGTACAGGCCATCAAACAAGGGAGAGTGGATGCTAGAATTTCCGTCTTGGTATCAGAAAAGCTAGCTGCACTCTGGTATACGGTAGACGAGGTCGATGAAGTAGTACTGATCTCCAAGGAAGAAAGCCTCTGGAGTATTGCGGATAAGCTACGAGGCTGTTTCGAAGTTGCCATACTTTTTCCCAATTCCTGCAGATGTGCATTGGAAGTTTTTCTGGCTGGTATTCCACGTCGAGTTGGCTACCAAGGACACTACCGTTCCTGGTTACTCAATCAGATTATAGAGACACCAAAGCAAAGGGTGGGCGCAATTCCAAAACATCACTCAGAACATTATCTACATATAGCAAAAGTACTTGGGGCACCACCCCACCAACCTTCCACACTTAGCCTTCCTTTTCCGTTGAGTCGCTTAATTGCTCCCACTCTCGGGCTATGCCCAGGTGCAGCATATGGTGCCGCCAAGTGTTGGCCAACAGATCGGTTCAGAGAGGTGATTAAGGAAGTTTTTGAGAAAACAGGATACCGTTGGAAAGTCCTTGGTACCGCCAAGGACGTTTCTATTGTCCAGGAAATTGTAGCTGGCCTTCCAAAAGGCGTCGTACTGAACTATGTAGGGAAAACCGATCTTGCCATGCTGATCTCAGAGCTTTTGTCTATCCGCCTTCTTTTAACAAATGACACAGGGACTATGCACCTAGCTGCCCTATTAGGGATCCCTGTGGTGGCCATTTTTGGCTCTACAGAGCCTTTATTAACTTCCCCTCTTGGGAGCAAACATTGTGTGTTGCGCCAACATGTGGAGTGTAGCCCCTGCTTTCTACAAAGCTGTCCCACCGACTTTAGGTGCATGAAGGCGATTAGTACAAGACAAGTAAAAGAAGCAGTACTGAAAATTTTAAAACATCCAACGGGAGGAAAAGCACCATGCACTAACAAACCACTGTCTCACTAA
- a CDS encoding DUF4381 family protein, producing MTSVVSSSLEPAPLHDIDPPIPISLYPAWIAPLAILGILVLAALFFCSRKLSFPKRKQLVNPKNAALEALAVLHSHIEVLSPHDFGVEVSALLRRYIQDEYGLRATTQTSVEFLVSIRDSPIFSSEEKIILGKFLEMADLLKFSRRDARRDETSSLLLQAEQLIYMRNRGIAL from the coding sequence ATGACTTCCGTTGTCTCCTCTTCACTAGAGCCAGCGCCGCTTCATGATATTGATCCTCCAATTCCTATTTCTTTATATCCAGCTTGGATAGCCCCGTTGGCCATTTTAGGTATTCTGGTCCTCGCTGCTCTGTTTTTCTGCAGTAGGAAACTTTCCTTTCCTAAAAGGAAACAACTCGTCAATCCTAAAAACGCTGCGTTAGAGGCATTAGCAGTTCTCCATTCCCATATAGAAGTACTTTCTCCGCACGATTTTGGTGTTGAGGTTTCCGCTCTCCTCCGTCGCTATATACAAGATGAATATGGGTTGCGCGCGACAACTCAAACCTCCGTGGAGTTTTTAGTATCCATTCGAGACAGCCCTATATTTTCCTCTGAGGAGAAGATCATATTAGGAAAATTTCTCGAGATGGCCGACCTTCTTAAATTTTCCAGGAGAGATGCAAGGCGAGACGAGACCTCCTCATTGCTGTTACAAGCGGAGCAGCTCATATACATGCGAAACCGAGGCATAGCTTTATAG